From Daucus carota subsp. sativus chromosome 6, DH1 v3.0, whole genome shotgun sequence:
TGATGCTACCCAGCACATCTTTGAAGTATCAGCTGGGCTTGATTCACTGGTGTTAGGAGAGGGTCAAATTCTTGCTCAGGTGAAACAAGTGGTCAAAGTTGGGCAAGGAGTGGTAGGCTTTGGGAGGAACATCAGTGGATTGTTCAAGCATGCAATCACTGTCGGAAAGAGGGTTAGAAGTGAGCTAAATATAGCATCAGGGGCAGTTTCTGTCAGCTCAGCTGCTGTGGAATTGGCATTAATGAAGCTTCCTAAAACCTCCCATACTACTGCTAGAATGTTGGTTGTAGGGGCAGGAAAGATGGGAAAGCTTGTGATTAAACACTTGGTAGCCAAAGGATGCACTAAAATGGTGGTTGTGAACAGAAGTGAGGAGAGAGTAACTGCTATCAGTGAGGAGCTGAAGGGTATTGAGATAATATACAAACCCCTTACAGAAATGCTAGCCTCTGCTGCAGAGGCAGATGTTATCTTTACCAGCACAGCTTCAGAAACCCTATTATTTCGCAAAGAGCATGTAGCAGATCTTCCGCCTGTTGGTGCAGATGTTGGATCTGTGAGGCTTTTTGTTGACATTTCTGTTCCAAGAAATGTTGGTTCTTGCATCAAGGAGCTTGAGACTGCTCGAGTTTACAATGTGGATGACCTTAAGGAGGTCGTCGCTGCAAATAAGGAAGATCGACATAGAAAAGCAATGGAAGCTCAGTCTATTATTGCTGAGGAATCTAAGCAATTTGAAGCCTGGAGAGATTCGCTAGAAACTGTTCCTACCATCAAAAAATTAAGAGCCTATGCCGAAAGAATCAGACTGGCAGAGGTGGATAAATGTATGTCAAGAATGGGTGATGAAGTCtcaaagaaaacaaagaaagcAGCCGATGATCTTAGCCGGGGTATAGTGAACAAGATGCTCCACGGCCCAATGCAGCACCTGAGATGTGATGGGAGTGACAGCCGGACTTTGTCTGAGACACTTGAGAATATGCATGCCCTTAACAGAATGTTCAGCCTTGAAACTGAGATATCAGTCCTTGAACAAAAGGTTCGAGCAAAGGTGGAGCAGCAGAACCAGAAGTAAGCACCTTTCACATATTTCTAGTTCATTTTAACAACACTGATTTTCGTCGCTTGAAGTCCAAATAAGAGGAAAAGTTCCATGTCTTGTCATCATTGTTTGAGCTTTTACAATCTTCA
This genomic window contains:
- the LOC108227375 gene encoding glutamyl-tRNA reductase 1, chloroplastic, with amino-acid sequence MAVSTAFAGPKLDTVFLGNAVASSSSSASPFNHQIDRVFCMPQKSRFSRNCNNLKCEQLQTTSNEKVIDDTSAISPSSSLSALEQLKSSAADRYTKERSSIVVIGLSIHTTPVEMREKLAIPEAEWPRAIGELCSLNHIEEAAVLSTCNRMEIYVVALSQHRGVKEVTEWMSKTSGVPASDLCEHRFLLYNNDATQHIFEVSAGLDSLVLGEGQILAQVKQVVKVGQGVVGFGRNISGLFKHAITVGKRVRSELNIASGAVSVSSAAVELALMKLPKTSHTTARMLVVGAGKMGKLVIKHLVAKGCTKMVVVNRSEERVTAISEELKGIEIIYKPLTEMLASAAEADVIFTSTASETLLFRKEHVADLPPVGADVGSVRLFVDISVPRNVGSCIKELETARVYNVDDLKEVVAANKEDRHRKAMEAQSIIAEESKQFEAWRDSLETVPTIKKLRAYAERIRLAEVDKCMSRMGDEVSKKTKKAADDLSRGIVNKMLHGPMQHLRCDGSDSRTLSETLENMHALNRMFSLETEISVLEQKVRAKVEQQNQK